A DNA window from Arachis duranensis cultivar V14167 chromosome 3, aradu.V14167.gnm2.J7QH, whole genome shotgun sequence contains the following coding sequences:
- the LOC107479458 gene encoding phosphatidylinositol 4-kinase gamma 8-like: MRGDKTMLAFFSFTAMFFVYRIPFFSFLFFSVSTLSLSHSLTPLDNYLHLESEEADIIHHNISTSCLPLTTLSSGEDLPSSSHPIEIVRSTGAPVHALVVEVAIALASDLHPKPLPKGLGGACLFCNPISSKNIFVAKPVDEEPLVLNNSKDLGSQLLGQLGLKTSIRIGEAATCELAAYLLDHDFFASVPLTTLIKFSYASFFANGALKLASLQRFIGHAFYAGKLGPSLYSVSPVH, translated from the coding sequence ATGCGAGGGGACAAAACAATGCTGGCTTTCTTCTCCTTCACAGCCATGTTCTTCGTCTACCGCATTcccttcttctccttcctcttTTTTTCAGTGTCAACCCTCTCCCTTTCTCACTCCCTTACACCTCTTGACAACTACCTCCATCTTGAATCTGAAGAAGCTGACATCATCCATCATAACATCTCCACTTCATGCCTCCCCTTAACCACTTTATCATCTGGGGAAGACCTTCCTTCTTCCTCGCATCCAATCGAGATTGTTCGCAGCACTGGGGCTCCGGTCCATGCTCTGGTTGTCGAGGTCGCAATTGCCTTGGCCTCTGATCTTCACCCTAAACCACTCCCAAAAGGTCTTGGCGGTGCTTGCCTCTTCTGCAACCCAATCAGTAGCAAAAACATTTTCGTAGCAAAGCCTGTCGACGAAGAGCCCTTAGTCTTAAACAACTCAAAGGACCTAGGCTCTCAACTACTAGGCCAACTGGGCCTCAAGACTTCAATTCGCATTGGTGAGGCTGCTACCTGTGAGCTTGCTGCATATCTCCTTGATCATGATTTCTTTGCTTCTGTACCTCTAACAACCCTCATCAAATTCTCTTATGCTTCTTTCTTCGCTAATGGCGCGCTTAAACTCGCATCGCTTCAACGCTTCATTGGTCACGCTTTTTATGCTGGCAAGTTGGGACCTTCTCTCTACTCTGTTTCCCCTGTTCACTAG